A stretch of DNA from Acipenser ruthenus chromosome 21, fAciRut3.2 maternal haplotype, whole genome shotgun sequence:
CATCCTTGAACTGACTTGAGATAAAGGAGGCTTGAAGCGTATAAATACTTCACTCAAACTCAGAGCAGTTGTAGCAAACAACTCAAACATGAAGTATTTGATCCTACTTGCGTTATTCGGAGCAGCAGGTATGTATACATTCTATTGAAATCATATACAGAGTTATATCCTGATAGTAGCTTTTGTAGTTTACCAAACCGTAACAGTAGTATGATTATTGCTGATGATGTTAATAATAATACGCTTTTTATCACATATAATTGCTGGACTGCTTATTTTAACAGatctttgtttttagtttttaaattgcTGCTATTCCTATGGTGTTCCACTTAAATTCATAATGAATCTGTATAACATAAGATTCATTAGAGAAAAAAATTCTGTATACACAAATATATGCTATTCAGCTATTGGGTGTTTATTCTTTGTATGTACTGCATACTACTTCACATTGTATTATTAAAGGTGAACGATGTATTGTTATTGATATtacaacatacaaaaacacacaataaaaagatATTATAAAAAGTGGCGCACTTGGAGTAAAAGAGGAAATTGGCTTGATTGTGAGACCAAAGTACGCCCACTGAACCTCCAGTCCTCTTGAGCCAGAGGTGTCCAAAGttagcccttccactcctggtctctGTTCCTACCAGTGTTCTAAAttctttaattgaactaattaaacctccacccagaccctaATATAGAAAATCAGAGATAGAAAATCAGGGCTCCTAAATTAAAAAAGACTGTGATGATGGTCCTTTCTCTCCTTCCAGTCGCTGCCCCTCTGGAGGATGACAAGATTGTGGGCGGGTACGAGTGCAGGAGGAACTCCATCCCCTACCTTGCGTCTCTGAACGCAGGCTACCATTTCTGTGGCGGTTCCCTGATCAACAGCCAATGGGTCGTCTCAGCTGCTCACTGCTACAAGTCGTAAGTGTAGCTACACAATGTCAATGTTTAATGTGATGAATGTGTTCTTCTAAGTGAAAGAACACGGTGACACAGGTATACATGGAATTTAAGCACAGTTGGGAGTTACGTCTATTAATGTGTCTGTCTATAACACTATCCATGACAAGCATGATAAATGCCTTGCGTTTTAACTTTCAAACTTTTATCATAGACGTTTCGGTTGCATCTAGATGTAATCCAGTAAGTTACTTCtgatatacatatttttacaagtATTCAtgcactgttttttcttttttatatgtaaataaaaatgtgtatataccTTCCTGATGTTGGGTGAACACAGCATGCACAACAGCAGACTGTTATAACAGAATGTTCCCAGAAAAACACCCACCTGCACTGACTGTTAATACAGCTACAGCATGAGAATAATGCTGTGCTAAAGACTGTAACCCTTGTAATTGTAGTGTTGGTCTGTTTGAATTGCAGGCGTGTGCAGGTGCGTCTGGGCGAGCACAACATTGCTATGAACGAGGGCACCGAGCAGTTCATAAGCTCTGCCAAGGTCATCCGCCACCCCAACTACAACTCCCGCAACATGGACAATGACATCATGCTGATCAAGCTCGCCAGCCCTGCCACGCTCAACAGCTACGTGAACACCGTGCGTCTGCCCAGCGGCTGCGCCAGCGCCGGGACCACCTGCCTCATCTCCGGCTGGGGGAACACGCTGAGCAGTGGAAGTGAGTGTGCTCTCGTTCATTCAGGTTTCCTTTGGAAGATGGGAGGAGTTTGTCATAATAGTGTGACAGGTCAGGTTGGCTCAGGATTTAAGGATTTAAACCTGACAAAAGTGTTTATGGTTCAGCACTTTTCTCAgtgcactttttatttatttttaaggttaTTTCTTTTACTGGTCAAAActaaatttacaaataaaatacttttcaatACAAAGTAAAGTCGTGAAACAATAGAAGTTGTTTCGTCACCAACTTCTCACAGAAAAAGTAATCCCACTGTGAGCTACCACCCAGAGCTGCCCAGTTAATATGAGGCCAGTGCAGGTAATTGatcaaacaattatttaattaacccAGCTGTAGCTGGAAGTGATTACCAATAAGATTACCTGCACtggccaatttttttttacatttttagaaggACCTTTTTCTCCCATTTCTCTATTCAAGGCAGGGAATGAACCTGttccctgacaaaaaaaaaatatatacagggttattaaaaaaatgtaaactcttTT
This window harbors:
- the LOC131699102 gene encoding trypsin-like, which encodes MKYLILLALFGAAVAAPLEDDKIVGGYECRRNSIPYLASLNAGYHFCGGSLINSQWVVSAAHCYKSRVQVRLGEHNIAMNEGTEQFISSAKVIRHPNYNSRNMDNDIMLIKLASPATLNSYVNTVRLPSGCASAGTTCLISGWGNTLSSGTNYPDTMRCLNAPILSSTQCSNSYPGQITNNMFCAGFLEGGKDSCQGDSGGPVVCNGELQGVVSWGYGCAERNQPGVYAKVCNYNSWIQSTISSN